Genomic window (Granulicella arctica):
GAAAGCTCGACGACCCAGCCTGGCTTCTGGCCCCCTGGACTACAGACTTCGTCGACATCGAAGGCCCCGCCAAACCACTCCCCCGACTGCGGACCCGAGTCAAAATCCTCTACGACTCCACCAACCTTTACATCGCCGCCGAGCTCGAAGAGCCGGACGTCAAAGCCACCCTCACTCAACACGACTCCATCATCTTCCACGACAACGACTTCGAGCTGTTCCTCAAGCCTCCCCTCGCCGATCCCGGTTACTTCGAATTCGAGATCAACGCGCTCGACACCGGCTGGGATCTCTTCCTCAACAAGCCCTATCGGGAGCACGGCCACGCTGACAACTCCTGGGCCATACCCGGCCTTCAATCTGCCGTCAGCGTCCAGGGCACCCTCAATCAATCCACCGACACGGACCGCGGCTGGACGGTTGAGCTCGCCATCCCGTGGAAAGCGTTCACAACTCGCCTCCCTACCACCGGCCCGACACCAGGCTCCGACTGGCGCATCAACTTCAGCCGCGTTGAGTGGACACCAGGCAAACCCATGGAAGACAACTGGGTGTGGTCTCCGCAAGGTGTCGTCAACATGCACGTCCCCGACCGTTGGGGCCATCTTTATTTACTCCTCGACTAAACCATAGCCTCTGAGCATCGCTGTCGCTGTCGTCATGTAGTTGGTCATCTGTCGTCCGGGATCGCCGCAAACACCGTTTGTCGCAATACAGTCGAAGCCATAGCCGCAAGAGATAAACTGCCCCTATGCAAGGAGTGTTTACCTCTACCTCGGTCATACCCTTCTCACTCAAGGCTCGTTTGAGGACCTCGCACGCCTCGGCGTTGAGCCAGTCAACGGCCTGCGTCTTAACTTTTACGATCTTGATGCCGACGAGAGCAACCGACCTACTTACCTCTGTGCAGAAGGAACGATTCATCAGGGTGAAGATGGCCGTTGGCATGCCGCTGTGGACGAGAATAGCTTCCGGTCGGTCCTGGGTTCA
Coding sequences:
- a CDS encoding carbohydrate-binding family 9-like protein, which gives rise to MHATLAILFMLATTLHSQAFVAPTLEPPKTYACHPTRHPPTIDGKLDDPAWLLAPWTTDFVDIEGPAKPLPRLRTRVKILYDSTNLYIAAELEEPDVKATLTQHDSIIFHDNDFELFLKPPLADPGYFEFEINALDTGWDLFLNKPYREHGHADNSWAIPGLQSAVSVQGTLNQSTDTDRGWTVELAIPWKAFTTRLPTTGPTPGSDWRINFSRVEWTPGKPMEDNWVWSPQGVVNMHVPDRWGHLYLLLD